The Fundidesulfovibrio terrae genomic sequence ACGCTACCTCGTCTTCGGGACCATAGGCGCGGCGTTCATCCTGCGCGCAAGGGCGTCCGGCAGGGGCCTCACCGGCAGACAGTGGGCCAAGGCCTTCGTGTTTGCCGCCACAGGATATTACGGCTGCTACACGGCCATGGTGATGGCCATCGAGGCCGGCGGCGCGGCGTTGCCCACACTGGTCATGGGGCTCACCCCGGTGAGCGTGGCCGTGGCGAGCAACCTACGCACCCGCGAGACGTCTTTTTTAAGCCTGGCGGGGCCGCTGGCGTGCATTGGCGCCGGTCTGGTCCTGGTGAACCTGGCGCGGCACTCGCAGGGGCTGGGCGGGGGCAACCTGGTCGTATGCATGGCCGCAAGCGTTGCGGCGTTGGCGATGCTGACCTACTATCTTGTGGCCAACATCGAATTCCTCATCCGCAACCCGGAATTGACGCCGCTCACCTGGGCCAATGCCACGGGGTGCGCGCTCCTGGTGTTCGCCCTGGCGGCCCTGGGTGCGCGCTTGGCCGTGGGCAACGGCTTCCCCTGGGAAGGCACGCCCACCGGCGCGGTGCAATACGGGCTATGCTGCCTGATTCTTGGGCTGGCCGTGTCCTGGCTGGGCGGGGTGCTGTGGAACAAGGCCAACGCGCTTCTGCCGCCAACCTTGGCCGGGCAGTGCATCGTGTTCTGGCCCTTGTCCGGGATCATCTACGCCTACGTGCTGCAGCGGGCGTTTCCGGGGGGCCGGGAAATCCTGGGGATGTCCCTGATCTTCGCCGGAGTGGTGTGGGGAATCCGGGCGGCGGGCAAAAGCTCCCGGCAGGGGCGTGCGGCCGAAAAGAAATAACGCCCCGGCCCGCGGTTCCCGGGCCGGGGCGGCTTCATTCGCTGGGGCAGAAGGCCCGGGGCGTCACTGCAGACGCTTGCCGTTGACCGCGAGGCCCACGCCGTCCCAGACGGCGACCGAAGCCAGCCGGTCTCCGGAAGGCACGAGGATGCCTTGCAGAACCAACTGGTCGAGCTGGACGGCCATCTCCTGCCTGAGTGCCGGATCGGACGACGGGCGCTTGGTCTTGTTTTGGGCCAGCAGGCAGGCCAGCTCCAGCACTCCTTTTGCTGGGCCGTCGAGCTTGGCCGTGGCGCGCAGCATGGACGGGATCAGCGCGGCGTTGGCGGGCACCTGCTTCATATTCTCGGTGTTGACGGTGGCCTGAAGAGTGACCGGCCCCAGATCCCCTTCCAACGCCTTGAGGGAGAAGTCGAGCCGGGGCGACCGGGCCAGGAGGGAGTTGCCCACGCGCAGCAGGTCCTCCTGCGGCGAGCCCTGCGGGAGGGCTCCGGGTGTTGCTTGCTTCTGGAGGATGCTCTGGAGTTCATCCAGGGCGGGGACGTCCAGATTGGCGACGGCCAGGGACACCGTTGCCGGGATAACCGTCCCCGCCTGGTCGAGTCCGATCCCGCCGAATTCCGCTGCGTAGTCGAGTAGGCCGCCTCTGGGTTTGAGATCGAGGTTCGCATACAATTTGTCCAGGTGGACAGGGGTATCGGGTGCGGCGGGCTGGATATCGAAGGATTCGAGAGCGACGCGGTAGGAACCGCCCCAGATTTTTCCCGTGATTCTTCTGGCCTTGGAGGTGAAGGAGAATCCGGCGAAAGTCGCGGAGGCCTTGCCGTCGCCCAGCCGGATCAGGGGGCAGCGCCCCGTCATCTCGCTCTCGGAGACGTCGGCGTTGAAGGTGACGGAGGCTTCAAGGGGCTGCCACTCAACCTGCAGGGATGTCCCGTTGTCCAGCTGAACGGTCCGGCTCGCCGGGGGGACGGCTATGGAGGTGACGCCGCTTCCGTCGAAAGCGATGCGGGTGCGGAGTGTCGTCTGGGCCAGCTCGGGGAGCTTCGCCAGGAAGTCCCGGGGGATTTGGGGTGTGTCCTGGTTTGCGGCGAAGGTGGTGTCGGTGATGGCCAAGCATGCCGCAGGTCCGCCGGCGAAGGCCACCGGGCCGTGGGACACGTCCAGAATCGCGTCCAGGGTGATAGGCTTTCCGGAAGCGGTCCTGCCCGGTTCGCCCGGCACATCGAAGGCGACGGTGTAGGTGTATCTGCTGGTGAAGATTCCCTGCCGTTTATCTTTCAGCTTACAATTTACGCCAGGGGCGTCGGCTTTCATCTGTTCCAGGCGAGTGTTCAAGACCGCTTCGGCTTGGCGGCCGACGAAATATGAGGCGGCGCAGTACGCGACAGCGAGAACGGCCAGAACCAGGGCGAGCTTTTTCACGAAAACTCCTCGGCGTAGATGTTGCGCGCAAATCAGGCCCGGCCGTCCGCGAGGCGCGGCCTCATGTCGGAAGTCACGCGGGTCCGTGAGGATCATCCTTGGGCATGTAGGTCAGCAGCAGGTCCTGCCCGCTGGGCCTGACTCCTGCCAGGCGCAGGCGGACGGCTTGCTCCATGGACTCCACGCAGTCGCCGGAAAAGACCGGCACGGCCATGGCGTCGCCGATGACTTTCGGGGCCAGGAAGTACAGAAACTCGTCCATGACGCCCTGTTTGACCAGGGAAAGGGCCAGCCTGCCGCCGCCCTCGCACAGGGTGGTGAAACATCCGGCCTCGCTACGCAGCTTGGCGAATCCGGCCGCAAGGTCCAGGCTTTCGCCGCTGGCGGGTAGCTCCCACACCCGCACGCCAAGATCCCGTAGCGCTTCGGCCCGTACCGACGCGGAGTTGAGGGCGTCGGTCCAGAAAATCGTCTGGTCGGGCCGACGGGCCAGAAGCGCCAGGGGGGCCGACGGTTCGGGCAGAAGCGATGTGACCACCACGGCCAGGGGCTGCTTGCCACCGTAACCGCCTTCGAGCCTGACTGTGAGCTGGGGGTTGTCCTGGCGCAGGGTGGCTCCGCCGACGATGACCGCGTCCACGCGGGCGCGCAGTTCGTGCACGGCGGCGCGAGACTCAGGGCCGCTCACCCATGCGGCGTGGCCTGTGCGCGAGGCGATGCGCCCGTCCAGAGTGGCCGCCATCTTGAGGATGTTGTAGGTGCGCGGCGTGAATTGCCAGACACGGAAATCGGCGATCATGTCCAGACATTCCCGCTCGAGCACGCCCACGGTCACGTCCACGCCCTTGGAGCGCAGGAACGTTGCGCCGCCGCCTTCAACGCGCGGGTTGGGGTCGGCGCAGCCCACCACGACCTTCTTGATGCCAGCCGCGAGAACCGCCAGGGTGCAGGGAGGGGTCTTGCCGTGGTGGTTGCAGGGCTCCAGGGTGACGTAAAGGGTGCAGGAGGATGTGTCCACGCTTTTGGACGCGGCGTCGGCCAGGCAGTTGACCTCGGCGTGGGCCTCGCCGCAGCGCTGGTGCCAGCCCTCGGCCACCACCTGTCCATCCCGCACCAGGACGGCCCCCACGCAGGGGTTGGGCGCGGTTGCTCCCTTGCCCCGGCGGGCAAGGTCCAGGGCGCGGGCCATGTGGGCTTCGTCAGGAGTTGTCGGGGCGTGACAGAGTATCAAAGTTCACTCCTGCTTCGGTGAGCATGTCCCGGGAGAGGTCGTCCGGGTATCCTTCGGCGTAGTGGATATTCTTGATGCCGCAGTTGATGAGCATCTTCGTGCAGATGATGCAGGGCTGGGTGGTGCAGTAGAGGTCGGCTCCGGCGATGGAGACGCCGTGGGTGGCGGCCTGGATGATGACGTTCTGCTCGGCGTGGAGGCCCCGGCAGAGCTCGTGGCGCTGTCCGGAGGGGATGCCGAGCTTCTCGCGCAGGCAGCCGATGTCCAGGCAGTGCGCGGTACCCGCGGGGGCGCCATTGTAGCCGGTGGCCAGGATGCGCTTTTCCTTCACCGCGATGGCCCCGACCTTGCGGCGCAGGCAGGTGGAGCGCTCGGCCACCAGGAAGGCGATACGCATGAAGTATTCGGGCCAGGGGAGACGTTGGTCCATGATCGGTATGCTCTCCATATTTTCACGGAAATTGCTGGGCGTAGCGCTCTTTGTCAAGAAACAAGAAAGGCCGCCGGACTTTCGCCCGGCGGCCCTAGAAACGTTTCTAGTGCGTTTCTACCAGGCGAACAGCGGGAACTGGCGGGCGAATTCCTTCACCTCGGCCTTGATGGCCGAAAGCGCGCTTTCGTTGTCCTTGGCGGTGATAGCGGCGTCGATCCAGGCCACCACCTTCTCCATCTCGGCCTCCTTCATGCCACGCGTGGTGAGCGCGGGCGTGCCCAGGCGGATGCCCGAGGTGACGAAGGGGGAGCGGGTCTCGAAGGGCACGGTGTTCTTGTTGGCGGTGATGCCGGCGGCGTCCAGGGCGATCTGGGCCTCCTTGCCGGTCACGTTCTTGTTGTTCAGGTCCACGAGCATCAGGTGGTTGTCCGTGCCGCCGGACACCAGGTCGTAGCCCAGGGAGGTGAGGCCCGAGGCCATGACCTTGGCGTTCTTGACCACCTGGGCTTGGTAGAGGGCGAACTCGGGGCGCAGGGCCTCCAGGAAGGCCACGGCCTTGGCCGCGATGACGTGCATGAGCGGTCCGCCCTGGATGCCGGGGAAGATCTGGGAGTCGATTTTCTTGGCTTCTTCCTCGCCCGCTAGGATGAGCCCTCCGCGTGGTCCACGCAGGGTCTTGTGGGTGGTGGAGGTGGTGAAGTGGGCCTTGCCGATGGGCGAGGGGTGCTGGCCGGTGGCCACCAAGCCAGCGATGTGGGCCATGTCCACCATAAGCATGGCTCCGACCTCGTCGGCCACGGCCCGGAAGCGGTCGAAATCGATGATGCGCGGATAGGCGCTGGCCCCGGCCACGATCATCTTGGGCTTGTGCTCGCGGGCGAG encodes the following:
- a CDS encoding DMT family transporter, whose amino-acid sequence is MGQTAARHGAVGAAGLACAFGGASLWGLSFVVPLFMTGISAWDVSLGRYLVFGTIGAAFILRARASGRGLTGRQWAKAFVFAATGYYGCYTAMVMAIEAGGAALPTLVMGLTPVSVAVASNLRTRETSFLSLAGPLACIGAGLVLVNLARHSQGLGGGNLVVCMAASVAALAMLTYYLVANIEFLIRNPELTPLTWANATGCALLVFALAALGARLAVGNGFPWEGTPTGAVQYGLCCLILGLAVSWLGGVLWNKANALLPPTLAGQCIVFWPLSGIIYAYVLQRAFPGGREILGMSLIFAGVVWGIRAAGKSSRQGRAAEKK
- a CDS encoding DUF945 family protein — encoded protein: MKKLALVLAVLAVAYCAASYFVGRQAEAVLNTRLEQMKADAPGVNCKLKDKRQGIFTSRYTYTVAFDVPGEPGRTASGKPITLDAILDVSHGPVAFAGGPAACLAITDTTFAANQDTPQIPRDFLAKLPELAQTTLRTRIAFDGSGVTSIAVPPASRTVQLDNGTSLQVEWQPLEASVTFNADVSESEMTGRCPLIRLGDGKASATFAGFSFTSKARRITGKIWGGSYRVALESFDIQPAAPDTPVHLDKLYANLDLKPRGGLLDYAAEFGGIGLDQAGTVIPATVSLAVANLDVPALDELQSILQKQATPGALPQGSPQEDLLRVGNSLLARSPRLDFSLKALEGDLGPVTLQATVNTENMKQVPANAALIPSMLRATAKLDGPAKGVLELACLLAQNKTKRPSSDPALRQEMAVQLDQLVLQGILVPSGDRLASVAVWDGVGLAVNGKRLQ
- the ribD gene encoding bifunctional diaminohydroxyphosphoribosylaminopyrimidine deaminase/5-amino-6-(5-phosphoribosylamino)uracil reductase RibD, whose protein sequence is MARALDLARRGKGATAPNPCVGAVLVRDGQVVAEGWHQRCGEAHAEVNCLADAASKSVDTSSCTLYVTLEPCNHHGKTPPCTLAVLAAGIKKVVVGCADPNPRVEGGGATFLRSKGVDVTVGVLERECLDMIADFRVWQFTPRTYNILKMAATLDGRIASRTGHAAWVSGPESRAAVHELRARVDAVIVGGATLRQDNPQLTVRLEGGYGGKQPLAVVVTSLLPEPSAPLALLARRPDQTIFWTDALNSASVRAEALRDLGVRVWELPASGESLDLAAGFAKLRSEAGCFTTLCEGGGRLALSLVKQGVMDEFLYFLAPKVIGDAMAVPVFSGDCVESMEQAVRLRLAGVRPSGQDLLLTYMPKDDPHGPA
- a CDS encoding deoxycytidylate deaminase, which codes for MDQRLPWPEYFMRIAFLVAERSTCLRRKVGAIAVKEKRILATGYNGAPAGTAHCLDIGCLREKLGIPSGQRHELCRGLHAEQNVIIQAATHGVSIAGADLYCTTQPCIICTKMLINCGIKNIHYAEGYPDDLSRDMLTEAGVNFDTLSRPDNS
- the glyA gene encoding serine hydroxymethyltransferase, encoding MDEIFIRDPEIAAAIASEIDRQMSGLELIASENFVSSAVRQAQGSVMTHKYAEGYPHKRYYGGCEFVDVAEDLARDRVKKIFGCDYANVQPHSGSQANMGVYFSVLKPGDTILGMDLSHGGHLTHGSPVNFSGRFFNVVFYGVKKETGTIDYDALEKLAREHKPKMIVAGASAYPRIIDFDRFRAVADEVGAMLMVDMAHIAGLVATGQHPSPIGKAHFTTSTTHKTLRGPRGGLILAGEEEAKKIDSQIFPGIQGGPLMHVIAAKAVAFLEALRPEFALYQAQVVKNAKVMASGLTSLGYDLVSGGTDNHLMLVDLNNKNVTGKEAQIALDAAGITANKNTVPFETRSPFVTSGIRLGTPALTTRGMKEAEMEKVVAWIDAAITAKDNESALSAIKAEVKEFARQFPLFAW